GGTGGAATGGCATGGTCCTCAACCCTATGGTGTCGGCACCACTCGCACGGTCAAGCTGACCACAGTAACCGTAGAAGAACATTTCTTTGTCTGGGAGCAGAACGAGCGCTTGGCGTTTTGCTTCACAGCCATGAGCCTTCCCCTCGTCCATGCCTTAGTTGAAGAATATCGACTCACTCCCCTGGGGGAACATCGGAGTCAATTCACTTATAAAGTTGGCTTAGAACTCTCATTTTGGCTGCGTTTGGGCGGGCCATTGATTCTCAAGGTCTACGAGAAGATGTTTCGGCAAGCGACAACAAATTTAGCGGAGTATATCCTGAATCAACCCGTTATCCCCTAACATCGGATTGTCTCGCAACCTTGTGGCCAATGCCTTGAACATTTGAGGGAGTATAAACACTCTAGACTCAGATCAAAGCCAAAAAATTGAGATTACCAATACTGCCAAGCTGAATTAGTCAGAATATAAACCCCTAGAGCAAGATTCGTCGTGCTATGGGCAATTATGCAGGCATAAAGACTCTTAGTGGCCTTGAGCAAAAGGGTATACAGAACTGCACAAATAATGGCGACAAGCCACTCGCTATGGAGCAGGCCAAACAAGATAGATGAAATGGCAAACGCCCCCCAGGTAAAGGTACCCACGGGTATTTTCTGAAATTCAGGTACGCTCAAGTATCGCAGGAGAAAAGACCGCCAAAAGATCTCCTCCATAATCGGCACCATCACCACCAAACCATAGAAGCGGAAAGCCAAAAAGACCGGCAAGATCCAGCCTTGCAAGCTGACGAAGGGATTGTAGCCGACTCGCTCGCCTAAATGGGGATAGGGTATCCACTGATCGAAGAGAATCCATTCAGCAAAAACGATGAGACCGACTGCGATCGCAGTTATCGTTACCTTGGCACTCGGTCGTATATCCTGCCAGGGGCGAGCCAAAAGTCCCAGCAGCATAGACACCACAATCACCTTTACCCCATAGAGCCAGGGATAGGCACCAGGCCATACCCCTTCCACAGTGGTAATCAACATAAAAGTAGCCATCGGGGCTACATAGGCAACCCAAGGCGGCATATCAATACGTAGCTCGCGTAAAATTTATGACTCGAGCATAACCGATGATTTCACATTCGCTGTGTCTTGATTAGTTAAGCTGCGGCGCATGGCTTCCACAAATCGACTGACACGAATGGGATCAATAGGCTGATCGATCTGACCACGACGCTTAAGGGAGCTAGACACAATGGCTCCATGGGCAGATTGAATCAAGCTAGGAATGTTTTCCCAATTAGCACCACTGCCAATAAAGACAGGAACGTCTTTGGCGGCATCAATCGCCAATTCTAAATCACCCAAATTGGGCGGACTACCCGTTTCCCAACCAGAGATAATAATGCCATCCGCCAACCCCCGCTCGATGGTTTCATGCACCGTTGTGGTCAGATTGGGAGAGCCCAAAGGACGGGCATGTTTGACGAGGACATCGGCAAAAATCTTGACGTCGCTCCCCAGTTCGCGGCGATACCGGAGTAGACGGTGGGCTTCCCCTTCAATCAACCCTTGATCCGTTTCCATCACCCCTGTCAGCACATTGACTCGGATGAATTGGGCATCCACACAGGATGCGATCGCCATGGCGCTACAGGCATCGTTGCGGAGCACATTAATGCCAATGGGCAAAGGCACTAGATTCTTGACCCGCTGCACCACCAAGCTCATGGCGCTGACTACGGCCGGATCAACCGAACCTTTCGTGAACGGAGCATCAAAGAAATTTTCAATAATCAGCCCATCAACCCCGCCTGCAGCAAGGGCAGTAGATTCTTGTTCGGCTCTGGCAATGACTGCCTTAAGGCTTCCGCCCCAACGAGGGGAGGTGGGTAATGGCAGTAAATGAACAACGCCAATAATGGGATTAGGGGATTTAAAAATGTGTTGTAACTCCACGGATAATTGAGTCAAACTCAGTAGGGAGACTATAAAAAAATATAATAAAAAAGTCTAGAAAATTCTAGCTCAGTCGCCAGAACATTATCGGCAAGGCCAAAAGCTTCTGGAGTGTCTAGCATAACAGCTTCCAGGACTCCTGTATATTGCGGAGCTGCCCTTAGATATGCAAAATTCCGGGGGAGCTTTTCTGCAAACACAACCCGCTATTAACCCTTACTGTAATGCTTTGAGATAAGAGGTCATTAGTTGGTAATTGGTCTGATCTTTTTGAGATTGGTAGAAGGCTACCGCTTTTTGGATATCGGCAAATGCTCGCTGGGGTTGTGCAAACACTTCAGCTAGGAGCGAGCCACGCAGACGATAGGCATTGCCGTCATTGGGATTTCTACGGATCGCTGCATCTGCTTGGGCGAGAACGGCGCGACTATTAGGAAAGGCGGCTTGCACATTTTCTTGTACAGCATAGCGTTGAGCCAAGTTGGGATTCGTACTTCTTAACATGCTTTTAGCCAGGATAAATTGGGCGAGTTGTTGCTGCTTAAGAGCGATGGCTGAGGCATTCTGAAAGTCTAAGGCAGCACCCTTGGCATCTTGGAGCTGAAGTCGAATGGCCGCACTAGATAAGAAATGAGCAAAGGTGTCGGTGCCGGACTGTAATTTTTTAAGTACTGTCAAGCCTTGTTCAATTTTTTTAGCCCCTAGGATGTTGCCTTGGGATCGCATCAATTTCGCTGTCTGCTGCAGATCTGCCACTGCCCCTGGATAGTCTGCCTGCAAAAACTTGATCGTGCTGCGCAGTCCATAGCCAGATGGATGCTGAGGATTTAATCTCAAACCTTGACTAGCATCCGCCAAAGCCCCATCCAATTCACCAATCCTACTGCGCACCAAACCACGGACCACATAGGCTTGCGCATTGTCCGGGTCGAGACGAATAGCTTGTTCGCTGTCCGCTAGGGAACTGGATGCTTGGGCCAGCCTGGCATGGGCAAATCCCCGTGCAGAATAGGCTGCGGAATAATCAGGCTTGAGCTGGATAGCTTGATCGAGATCTGCGATCGCACCTTTGTAGTCTTCTTGCTGAATTTTGGCTTGGGCTTGTAGATACCAGTCATCGGCAGTGGTTTGGGAAGGGGGCACTTGAGGTGATGGGGCTTCTACGCCAATATTGATGCCTGCTTGGGGAGCCAAAGTTGTAAACGTATTGATGGGAATGCCTAAATTAAATCCGCTCTTAATGTAGATATCAGGATTGAGATTTTGATCCTGAGCTTTGGAAGTGGTATCAGCCCGCCCGTGAATTCCAATTAACTTACCGTCGGCATCTAAGACAGGACCGCCACTCATACCGGGTAAGGTGTTGTTGGAATAGACCAAAGCATAGCCATCTGTTAAGGGGCGGCTGGCATTGGCGGTAATTTTACCTTCCGTAAAGTTATAGATGGTTTCAGAAATAGCTAGGGTACGCAGTGGGAAACCCGCAACATAGCTGCGAGTTCCTTCGGTGACAGAGCCAGAGCTGCCGATCTCCAGGGCCTGATAGGTGTTGGGACTCTGGAATTGCAGAATCGCCAGGTCAACCCCCGACAACCTTTTGATAGTCTTGGCATTGACTGCGACCGTCTGACCATCCGGTGTAATCACATCGTAACTATCTTCGGTGGCCACTACATGGGCGGCAGTAAGGACGGTATAGGTGTTGTTATCCCGCTGAATAATGACCCCTGACCCCGAGGTCTGACTGACAATCCGAATCGTTGTGCTTTTGGCGAGCTGGTTAATTTCTGGAGCTGTCAGTGCCACTGCGGCAGGAGACACAAGACAAATCAGAGGTAGGCTGGAGCCCAATAGGCTGACGTATCTCAGGGTAGACCAATACATAGGGTTGAGATTAAAGGACTTACTATTTATTTTTGAGATAATTTTTAGCTGGTGTCAATTAAGCTGACATTGTCATTCAGATTATGTTGAGTAGTCAGGATCGATATGGTTCTAACAGACCCACAAGCTAGTAACTTAGTTGCGATCGCACTCGGTAGCAATCTGGGTGATTCTCGGACGATACTCATGGCTGCGATTGATCAACTCAGCCAAGATCCAAAGATTAAATTACAGGCCACATCCCATTGGTATCAAACCGCAGCCGTTGGTCCGCCCCAACCGGATTATCTAAATGGGTGTGTCAGTATATTGACGACCTACTCACCCGAAGTTTTGCTAGAAAAGCTTTTGGCGATTGAATCCCAGTTCGGTCGGGTGCGGCGTGAGCGTTGGGGGCCGCGCACTTTAGATTTGGATGTACTGCTATTTGGGCAATCGGTGATTCAGACGCAGACGTTAACGGTGCCCCATCCCTATCTACATGAGCGGGCCTTTGTGTTAGCTCCCTTGGCAGAAATTTGTCCTGGCTGGAACCATCCAGTGCTCAAGCAAACCATTGCCGAGCTTGCTAAAGCTGTAGACTATACGGGAGTTCATCGCCTAGCTAATTAGCACCACAGTTGCTAATTAACCTCTGATTCAAACGGTTCCTAACCTCTCATCAGATAAAGCAGACAATTGCCTGTTGCTTCCTTCTTAGATAGTCCCAAAACCTGGCGTTTTGACCCTTGCAAGTCTCAAGTTCGAATTCTGACCTCCGACCTAAATATTCAACCCATGTCTTTATTCCAAGAACCCCCTGAAGTCCTGAAGCCGTTGATGTTTTATGACGGTCGAAAGTATACGTTTGAGGCAAATCGTCTGCGGTTACCGAATGGCAGCGAAGGAGATTGGTCTTGTGTACGGCATCCCGGTGGAGCGATGGCGGTGCCGATTACGAATGACGGCAAGTTTGTGCTGGTGAAGCAGTATCGCTTTGCCCTGAAGGGACGGCTATTGGAATTCCCGGCAGGGACAGTGGAAATCCATGAGGAGCCGGGGGTGACGATTCGGCGGGAGATTGAGGAGGAGACGGGGTATCGAGCCCATAAGTGGCGTAAGTTGGGGGAGTTTCCTTTGGCTCCGGGGTATTCAGATGAGATTATCTATGCGTTTTTGGCTCAGGAGTTGGAGTTGTTGGAGAATCCGCCGGAGCAGGATGAGGATGAGGA
The Acaryochloris marina S15 genome window above contains:
- a CDS encoding SRPBCC family protein, giving the protein MKFNCRPVGIEFLDNAPVQFVNQVELAASPAQVFAIFEKAEAWPLWYKEIVKVEWHGPQPYGVGTTRTVKLTTVTVEEHFFVWEQNERLAFCFTAMSLPLVHALVEEYRLTPLGEHRSQFTYKVGLELSFWLRLGGPLILKVYEKMFRQATTNLAEYILNQPVIP
- a CDS encoding CAAX prenyl protease-related protein — translated: MPPWVAYVAPMATFMLITTVEGVWPGAYPWLYGVKVIVVSMLLGLLARPWQDIRPSAKVTITAIAVGLIVFAEWILFDQWIPYPHLGERVGYNPFVSLQGWILPVFLAFRFYGLVVMVPIMEEIFWRSFLLRYLSVPEFQKIPVGTFTWGAFAISSILFGLLHSEWLVAIICAVLYTLLLKATKSLYACIIAHSTTNLALGVYILTNSAWQYW
- the btpA gene encoding photosystem I biogenesis protein BtpA, giving the protein MELQHIFKSPNPIIGVVHLLPLPTSPRWGGSLKAVIARAEQESTALAAGGVDGLIIENFFDAPFTKGSVDPAVVSAMSLVVQRVKNLVPLPIGINVLRNDACSAMAIASCVDAQFIRVNVLTGVMETDQGLIEGEAHRLLRYRRELGSDVKIFADVLVKHARPLGSPNLTTTVHETIERGLADGIIISGWETGSPPNLGDLELAIDAAKDVPVFIGSGANWENIPSLIQSAHGAIVSSSLKRRGQIDQPIDPIRVSRFVEAMRRSLTNQDTANVKSSVMLES
- a CDS encoding serine protease, translated to MYWSTLRYVSLLGSSLPLICLVSPAAVALTAPEINQLAKSTTIRIVSQTSGSGVIIQRDNNTYTVLTAAHVVATEDSYDVITPDGQTVAVNAKTIKRLSGVDLAILQFQSPNTYQALEIGSSGSVTEGTRSYVAGFPLRTLAISETIYNFTEGKITANASRPLTDGYALVYSNNTLPGMSGGPVLDADGKLIGIHGRADTTSKAQDQNLNPDIYIKSGFNLGIPINTFTTLAPQAGINIGVEAPSPQVPPSQTTADDWYLQAQAKIQQEDYKGAIADLDQAIQLKPDYSAAYSARGFAHARLAQASSSLADSEQAIRLDPDNAQAYVVRGLVRSRIGELDGALADASQGLRLNPQHPSGYGLRSTIKFLQADYPGAVADLQQTAKLMRSQGNILGAKKIEQGLTVLKKLQSGTDTFAHFLSSAAIRLQLQDAKGAALDFQNASAIALKQQQLAQFILAKSMLRSTNPNLAQRYAVQENVQAAFPNSRAVLAQADAAIRRNPNDGNAYRLRGSLLAEVFAQPQRAFADIQKAVAFYQSQKDQTNYQLMTSYLKALQ
- the folK gene encoding 2-amino-4-hydroxy-6-hydroxymethyldihydropteridine diphosphokinase; translation: MVLTDPQASNLVAIALGSNLGDSRTILMAAIDQLSQDPKIKLQATSHWYQTAAVGPPQPDYLNGCVSILTTYSPEVLLEKLLAIESQFGRVRRERWGPRTLDLDVLLFGQSVIQTQTLTVPHPYLHERAFVLAPLAEICPGWNHPVLKQTIAELAKAVDYTGVHRLAN
- a CDS encoding NUDIX hydrolase yields the protein MSLFQEPPEVLKPLMFYDGRKYTFEANRLRLPNGSEGDWSCVRHPGGAMAVPITNDGKFVLVKQYRFALKGRLLEFPAGTVEIHEEPGVTIRREIEEETGYRAHKWRKLGEFPLAPGYSDEIIYAFLAQELELLENPPEQDEDEDIETVLMTPAEFEQAILAGEPIDAKSICGFYMARAMLA